The genomic stretch ACCGATCTAGAATCGTATCTTATCTTAAGGTGCGGCGAGGATATCATGCTTGGGGCGTATGTCATAACAAAGCTGGGCGGCGAGAAGCTTATAGATGAAATGAAAGGTTACGTGATCGATGACACTATAGAGTCATTCAGCGACAAAGTTGACCGGGCGCAAGAGGTCCTGTCTACGGAGGCTGCCCGTAAATATTTCGAGTATTGTTCTAATGCTGGATTTAAACTGGCTTCCAAGTGAACAGTGCTGCAGAAATTGATCCAGTTTAACAAACAAAACGTAGTCACGGTTTTTAGGGTTTTAAGGGATGGGGAAAAAGGAGATGGTGGGTCTGATAAGTATTTATATATCTCAAATATCCTAAGTAGTTTATGTATCATTGTGACTAGTTTGGCCGAATTATTGTTATTGCAACTGTATAATCAATCTGCATATATACGCTAAGCAGTTTTACTATAAAAAACAATGGCATGACCTTAGATAGCACCCTAGATTATTGGAGTTATAGGTAATGAATGTTATATTTTTTATATTTTATTAGGATTGTTGCCTTGTGTCATTTTGATTGTTATACGGCGATGGGAAAGTGGTTTAATCAAATTATGGGTAGGATAACATATGAATGATGTCCCAGTATTTGCTAGGCATGAAACATTCCATCCTAGGTATGGTTGGTTTAAGAAATGTTATGATGCGGTGACCTGTGATGAGCATATCTTCACTCGTGAAGATGCAACTGTTGTGTTGGGCGTCGGAAAAAATATGGTGCAATCGATTAGGTATTGGGGAACGGCTTTCAAAATTCTCGAAGAATCTTCGGTGACTTCAAGGGCTCAACGTTCCACAGGTTTTGGTATTTCAGAATTTGGTAAGAATTTGCTTGGCGAGAATGGTTGGGACCCATACTTGGAGGACCCAGCTTCCTTATGGCTTTTGCATTGGTTCCTTTTGAAAGATCCTTGTAAAGCAACTGTGTGGAAATTTACATTTAATGAGTTTCATCGAGATTCATTTACCTCAGAAGACATATTTCACTCTTTACGGGAACATGTAGAGTCTAGTTATCCAAAAACAACAGTAAAGGATTCATCGTTACAGAAAGACATTAACTGTGTTCTAAGGATGTATGTTGACAGTTTCAATCATCGTCAAGTTAAGGAAGATTCAATCGACTGTCCATTTACCGACTTATCGTTAATCAAACAAGAGGGCTCTGCGAAGAGATTTTCGTTTAATTATGGCAAGAAGAACAACCTTCCAAACGATATAATTCTTGCGACGTGCCTAGATTACATTGCAAACGCAGGACATAATGCAAAGACAATATCGCTGACTAACTTGCTTCATGATCAGAATAGTCCTGGTATGTTGTTCAAGTTAACTGAATCTGTTTTGTTTGAAGCTGTTGAGAGAGGTATAGGTGATGATAAGAGAATAGTTCTCTCCGATTCGAGCGGACTTGTGCAGTTGAGTTTTAAAGAGGACCCGTCAATTTTGGCTGATAACCTTATTAGAGATCATTATCGTGACTAAACTATGAATAAATTATCTGATATAGTTAAGATCAAGAGACGTTACAGTAGATCAGTTAATCTTGAACGAGATGGGCTTATTAGTGAAAGTGTATTGGGCTATGTTCTGACCCCTAAGGCTTGTGACCTGCTTGAGAGATTTGCGACTAGCTATGTTAAGCCTAATACCAATAGAGCTTGGACTGTTACAGGTGTCTATGGTACTGGGAAGTCTGCATTTGCTCACTTTTTATCGGCGCTTTGTTCCTCAAAAAAGGAGATTATTAATAAAAATGCTCTAGCAGTGTATGCTGATGAGATAGGAAAGACCAATGAGATTTACAATATTTATCGGAATGAACTCCCGGAAAGGGGATTTCTAAAGGCAGTTGTTACTGCAAGATACGAAAGTATTGGTAATACACTGGTTCGTGCACTGTATGATTCTGTGCCAGGGTATTTTAGCAGGCGGAAGCCTAAATGTTTTTCTCAAATAAAAAAAACATATGCGCTAATTAACAAGGATGGAGATTATCGCTGTAATACCAAAGATGTGCTCAATTACATTTGTGAGATTTCAGCTGCTACTAAGGGCGGTCTGCTATTGATAATTGATGAGCTTGGGAAATGCTTAGAGTGGTCTGCTAATATGCACTCTGTTGATGATTTGTATTTGTTGCAGCAAATTGCGGAATTACCTTCAAGAGAAAAGGACCCAAAAGTGTTCCTTTTAGGGATACTACACCAGTCATTTTCTGACTATGCATATGGTTTAGCTAAAGAATTGAGAAATGAGTGGTCGAAGATACAAGGACGATTTGAGGACGTAGTATTTACAGATTCGCACGATCAACTTATTAGGGTTTTAGGAAAGGCTATAGAACAAAAACTAGGGGGAAATGGTGCGTTAGCCGTAAACAAATGGGCTAATGACTGGAAAAAGGTGTTTAAAAAGCTGCAACTTTTAGATGATATATCCGAAGATTCGATTTCAAAAATTTATCCGATACATCCATTGGCAGCATTAATATTGCCACAGCTGTGCAATAAGTATGCTCAAAATGATAGAACACTTTTCACATTTTTAGCCAGCAGAGAGCCACATTCCTTCTCCGAATTTTTGAATAGCTATGACTTTAATTTAAAGGCCCCTGCTACACTAAAACTATTCAATCTTTATGACTATTTTGTTGAAGTTGCGGCGAGTAGTATAGCAGTAAGACCCGAGTTCCAACGTTGGAGCGAAATAAATAGTCGTATTCAGGATTTAAAACATGTTGACCAAGATAAATTGTGTGCACTCAAAACTATTGGTATCTTAAACCTCATTTCAACCACAGGCTTGATGAGAGCTTCAAAGCAGATGGTGATTAATGCCCTTGTTGATTCTCCGACTTCAGCGAAGGAAAATGACAGATGGTCCATTGTTTTGGAGACTATGGAAAAAGATGGCCTTGTAGTTTGGAGAAGGCAGATAGATGAGCTACGTCTTTGGGAAGGGTCAGATTTTAATATCGAGCAACACCTTGTTGAGGAGTTATCGAAGATTAAGTCCTCAGTAGCTGATTTGTTGAATGAATATTATTCTTTGAAACCCGTTATTGCGCAGAGACACAGTTACCAGACTGGGACATTACGATTTTTTGAAAGGCGCTTTTTTGACGATCTAGATAAACTCAAGGATGCTAGCCGATCCTCAGTAGATAGTGATGGGCTGATTGCATACTGGTTAGGCAATGTAGAAATGGTCAAAGGTGGTCGGGAATTTATGAAGGATGGAAGACCCCTGCTTATTCTTACATCTGAAAATATTAGATCGCTTGAAAATGCTACTTGTGAATACATTGCTTTAGGCAGATTAGAGAATGATTCTTATCAGTTGAAGCAAGATGGTGTCGCAAGAAAAGAAGTTAGAAATAGGCTCGCGATTGCAAAAAATTTCTTAGATCGAGCGGTTGCACATGTGTTTGATTTTACGCAGTCTAACGTCAGCTGCATTAGAGGTGAGGAACGACATGTGCTAAAAGGCGAGAGGGATTTTAAGAAGCTCTTGTCAGATGTATGCGATTACACTTTTAAATATGGGCCTACGCTAAAGAATGAGCTCATAAATCGGCGAACGCTTACCGCGCAGGGCTCTACCGCTAGGAGAATCCTGATTAATGCGATACTAAATAATTCTGGCGTAAACAGGTTGGGTTTAGAAGGACATGGCCCTGAAGTCAGTATGTATGAGTCAGTTCTTGAAAATACAGGTATAGTTACAGCCGATAATGGATATTGTTTGAAAGCACCAAGAAAAGATAGTGGTATATTTGAACTTTGGTCGGCTATCACGAACTTCTTTTTAGAGGCAGTTGATTCTCAATCCAATTTTTCTGATTTGCACGATAAGTTGTGTGATCCGCCCTATGGCGCTAATAAACCGATCATTCAGATCCTTATCGCGGTCGTGTATGCAATACATAAAGATATCATTGGGATATTTAAGAATGGTTCATTTATGCCTGAGTTGTCATCCGACGATTTTGAGCTGATTGAGAAAAAACCCGAAATCTATTCCGTTAAGCATTTCGAGATAACCGGAATGAGAGGCGAGGTCTTTAAGGATTTTAATGCGATATTCTATAACCCTTCTTCAGGACGTGCCAGGGCGGAAAAAAGTCTTCTAAGTGTGGTAAAGCCCTTTATCCGATTCATTAAGTCAATGCCTCCCTATACACTAAAAACTAAATCCCTTAGTGGTAATGCGATTCGTGTTAGAGATGCGATTTTAAATGCAACGGAACCTGATGTCTTGCTCTTTACCAATTTGCCCAAGGCCTGTGGTTTTAAGCCTATAAATGCCAAGAGAGTTGGGGATAAGGAGGCAATAAAGTCTGATTTTAAAGAGGCCTTAGAGGGGGCTCTAAAGGAGATTCAGCTGAACTATGAAAATCTATTAAGCCAGTGTAGAGCTATGATCTGCTCCGCATATGAAGTGCCAGAAAAAAGCGTTAATTCGTTACGGGATATTCTTGTACAGAGATCAAAGCTGTTGGCAGAAACTTGTTTTGATCCGAATATTAAGAGCTTTATTATGACGACATTGGACGACTCTATAGATGACCACAGGTGGCTTGAGTCGGTTGTAATGATTATATCAGATAAACCAATATCATCTTGGGAAGATGAAGATCTTTTGAAATTTAAGGAAAATGTTAAAGATCACGGGCGTCGCTATTTAAATCTCGAAACATTGCAACGTAAGATAGTAGGTCTTATTAACCAGGATGTAATTGCTAGACGCGTTGTTGTTACAAAACCGGATGGGAAAGAGATAAATAAGACATTGTGGGTTACTACAAAGGACTATAATGACTTAAGCAGATATGCGGATAAAATTCTCAATGAATCGGTGGTATTTGAGAAAAATAAGATGCAATCTGCGCTGCTTGCAGTTTTAGCTGAAAAAATATTTGATAATGCTAATTTATCAACGAGAGATGAATGAATAGAAAAAAAATACGACATATTATGGGTTTGTCCGGTGGAAAGGACAGTACTGGTTTAGCTATTTTGTTGCACAAGCTTATTCCCGATATGGAGTACTTCTTCTGTGACACTCTTAAGGAGTTGCCGGAAACTTATGAGTATATTCAGAAGGTTGAAACAAGATTGGGAATAAGGGTAAAGAAGCTAGTCGCTAAGAGGGGGTTTGACGATTTTCTCGAGCTGTTTGGTAATTATCTGCCATCTCAAAGGGCCCGCTGGTGTACGAAATTACTAAAAATTCAACCTCTTGAAGAGTTTGTTGGTGACGATATTGCTTATAGTTACGTTGGGATTAGAGCCGACGAAGAAAGAAACGGTTATTTTTCTGCGCGTCCGAATATAAGACCAGTATATGTGTATAAACCGCTCAATTTTAAACTTAGGCACATGGGTAGGGAAATATATAATCAGGATGACATTGTAGAAGAATTTAGACAGCAGGGAATACGACTTCCCATCAAAAAAGATGGCTATTCGATAGATGATGTTCGGGACGTGATAAACGAAAGCGGTATCGGGATGCCAAAATATTACGATTGGAGGACACGATCTGGCTGCTATTTTTGTTTCTATCAACGAAAATATGAATGGGTGATGCTGGCGG from Myxococcales bacterium encodes the following:
- a CDS encoding DUF4007 family protein: MNDVPVFARHETFHPRYGWFKKCYDAVTCDEHIFTREDATVVLGVGKNMVQSIRYWGTAFKILEESSVTSRAQRSTGFGISEFGKNLLGENGWDPYLEDPASLWLLHWFLLKDPCKATVWKFTFNEFHRDSFTSEDIFHSLREHVESSYPKTTVKDSSLQKDINCVLRMYVDSFNHRQVKEDSIDCPFTDLSLIKQEGSAKRFSFNYGKKNNLPNDIILATCLDYIANAGHNAKTISLTNLLHDQNSPGMLFKLTESVLFEAVERGIGDDKRIVLSDSSGLVQLSFKEDPSILADNLIRDHYRD
- a CDS encoding phosphoadenosine phosphosulfate reductase family protein, with product MNRKKIRHIMGLSGGKDSTGLAILLHKLIPDMEYFFCDTLKELPETYEYIQKVETRLGIRVKKLVAKRGFDDFLELFGNYLPSQRARWCTKLLKIQPLEEFVGDDIAYSYVGIRADEERNGYFSARPNIRPVYVYKPLNFKLRHMGREIYNQDDIVEEFRQQGIRLPIKKDGYSIDDVRDVINESGIGMPKYYDWRTRSGCYFCFYQRKYEWVMLAEKHPNLFDQAAAYEKELPDGRRFTWNQGETLREILERKESIKTDHKKRMVLSKCNAPDKTLMEQLEAVLDGEDADKPCLICTL